The following proteins are co-located in the Candidatus Sulfotelmatobacter sp. genome:
- the rraA gene encoding ribonuclease E activity regulator RraA — MTFATADLVDAHQERLQSCALQLRSYGARPAFAGAIRTVRTFEDNALLKEVLSTPGNGGVLVVDGGGSLGRALVGDVIAGLALENGWNGIVINGAIRDVVALAKLDFGLKALGSNPMKSAKARVGEVDVPVAFGGVTFTPGAWLYSDEDGILVSATPLEAE; from the coding sequence ATGACGTTTGCGACCGCCGATCTCGTCGACGCGCACCAGGAACGGCTCCAGAGCTGCGCGCTGCAACTCCGCTCCTACGGCGCCCGCCCCGCGTTCGCGGGCGCGATCCGCACCGTGCGCACCTTCGAGGACAACGCGCTGCTCAAAGAGGTGCTCTCGACGCCGGGTAACGGCGGCGTGCTCGTCGTCGACGGCGGTGGTTCGCTGGGGCGCGCGCTCGTCGGTGACGTCATCGCGGGGCTCGCGCTGGAAAACGGCTGGAACGGCATCGTCATCAACGGCGCGATTCGCGACGTCGTCGCGTTGGCGAAGCTCGATTTCGGGCTCAAAGCACTCGGTTCGAACCCGATGAAGAGCGCCAAGGCGCGCGTGGGCGAGGTCGACGTGCCGGTCGCGTTCGGCGGCGTAACCTTCACGCCCGGCGCGTGGCTCTACAGCGACGAAGACGGCATCCTCGTCAGCGCGACGCCGCTCGAAGCCGAATAG
- the fahA gene encoding fumarylacetoacetase, with protein MIDPADYGLDNLPFGVVEYDDRVFPAVAFEDRVVDLDALVGANVLDEESLRGASTLNAFLGRGHSVWSAVRARLQQLLGPAAAGHERAAVARASHPRDAVRECLPVAIGDYVDFYSSIEHATNVGEILRPGTPLLPNYRHIPIGYHGRSGTVVLSGTSIRRPHGQRKPTGADAPVFGPTQQLDVELEMAWIAGPGNDLGVPIGANAVRPHVFGYVLLNDWSARDIQGWEYQPLGPFLGKSFGTSISPWIVTLDALEPFRVAERARDPEPLPYLRANLPWAYDVELEMLLVTPRMREHAHPPLTISRTNLRGMYWTVAQQLAHVTSNGATIRPGDLFGTGTISGPTPGSEGSLLELTHRGARPLALPGRETRGFLEAGDTVIIRGRATNGAARVGFGEVVGTIVG; from the coding sequence GTGATCGATCCCGCCGATTACGGCCTGGACAACCTTCCCTTCGGCGTCGTCGAATACGACGACCGCGTCTTCCCGGCGGTCGCGTTCGAAGATCGCGTCGTCGACCTCGACGCGCTGGTCGGCGCGAACGTGCTCGACGAAGAGAGCCTGCGCGGTGCGAGCACGCTCAACGCGTTCCTCGGCCGCGGCCACAGCGTCTGGTCCGCGGTCCGCGCGCGCTTACAGCAGCTGCTGGGACCCGCCGCGGCAGGCCACGAGCGCGCCGCCGTCGCCCGCGCGTCGCATCCGCGCGACGCGGTGCGCGAGTGCCTGCCGGTCGCGATCGGCGACTACGTCGACTTCTACTCCTCGATCGAGCACGCCACCAACGTCGGCGAGATCTTGCGGCCCGGGACACCGCTGTTGCCGAACTACCGGCACATCCCGATCGGCTACCACGGGCGTTCGGGCACCGTGGTGCTGAGCGGGACGTCGATTCGGCGTCCGCACGGCCAGCGCAAGCCGACCGGTGCCGACGCGCCGGTCTTCGGGCCGACGCAACAGCTCGACGTCGAGCTGGAGATGGCCTGGATCGCCGGACCCGGGAACGACTTGGGCGTGCCGATCGGCGCCAACGCCGTGCGCCCGCACGTCTTCGGCTACGTGTTGCTCAACGACTGGAGCGCACGGGACATCCAAGGCTGGGAGTATCAGCCGCTCGGACCGTTCCTGGGGAAGTCGTTCGGGACGTCGATCTCGCCGTGGATCGTCACCCTCGACGCGCTCGAACCGTTCCGGGTCGCGGAGCGCGCGCGCGATCCCGAGCCGTTGCCGTATCTGCGCGCGAACCTGCCGTGGGCGTACGACGTCGAGCTGGAGATGCTGCTGGTCACGCCGCGTATGCGCGAGCACGCGCACCCGCCGCTGACGATCTCGCGCACCAACCTGCGCGGCATGTATTGGACGGTCGCGCAGCAGCTCGCGCACGTCACGTCCAACGGCGCGACGATCAGGCCCGGCGATCTGTTCGGCACCGGAACGATCTCCGGGCCGACGCCGGGCTCCGAAGGGTCGCTGCTCGAACTGACGCACCGGGGCGCACGGCCGCTCGCGCTTCCGGGGCGCGAGACGCGCGGATTCCTCGAGGCCGGCGACACCGTCATCATTCGCGGGCGCGCGACGAACGGGGCGGCGCGGGTGGGTTTCGGCGAGGTCGTCGGCACGATCGTCGGCTGA
- a CDS encoding group I intron-associated PD-(D/E)XK endonuclease, with protein sequence MGEVVSLLDAPQLFADEPARARPDASAKRKRDTKSVGDISEARVLTALMEAGYVVSRPFGENQRYDLVIDDGQRLYRVQVKTGRLRGAVIAYSCSSSHAHRNGVQRPYFGEIDYLAVYCPQTRKVYLLPEQEFVATAAHLRVSPARNNMVKGIRWASRFELP encoded by the coding sequence ATGGGAGAGGTCGTTTCACTGCTCGACGCGCCGCAGCTCTTTGCCGATGAGCCGGCGCGCGCGCGCCCGGATGCTTCGGCAAAACGGAAGCGTGATACCAAGAGCGTCGGCGATATCTCCGAGGCGCGCGTGCTGACGGCGCTCATGGAAGCCGGCTACGTCGTGTCGCGGCCGTTCGGTGAAAACCAACGGTACGATCTCGTGATCGACGACGGGCAACGTCTGTATCGCGTGCAGGTAAAGACGGGGCGCTTGCGCGGCGCAGTGATCGCGTACAGTTGCTCGAGTTCGCACGCGCATCGAAACGGCGTGCAGCGGCCATATTTCGGTGAAATCGACTACCTAGCGGTCTACTGCCCGCAGACGAGAAAGGTGTACCTCCTGCCCGAGCAGGAGTTCGTCGCCACGGCGGCTCACCTTCGCGTGTCGCCCGCCCGAAACAACATGGTGAAGGGGATCCGATGGGCGTCCCGGTTCGAGCTGCCGTAG